The genomic DNA GTGAACGCCGCGCGGCACCTGGATCGTGAGGTCGGCGCGCGCATCATTGTCGTAGTTGCGCTGCCTGCGCGAATCGATCCCGTCTTCCTTACAGGTATCGATCTGGTGCCGCAGCACGCACACCGTCAGACCGGTCGCCGTCCGGACGAGCGCGAACGAGATGTCCTCCGGGTCTCCCCGTCGGCCCCATTTCTTCTCCGCGCGGATGTGAATCTGATCGTCCGGACTCAGCTCGTACTTCACCGCGCCGTTGATGGAATGTGCTCTGGCCCACTGTCCCGCCACGAGCGGCCCGCTCCACGTCCAGACTTCCTGGTCGCGGCCGAGTCCTGCCTGCGACTGCAGCGCCGCCGCCGGAGCGAGCAGAGCCAGAGCCAGTGCCGCAAAGATCATCTTCTTCATAAAGTTGCCCCCGTTATTCGCGGTTCTGCCCGCGGATGATG from Gemmatimonadaceae bacterium includes the following:
- a CDS encoding DUF4097 family beta strand repeat-containing protein, producing MKKMIFAALALALLAPAAALQSQAGLGRDQEVWTWSGPLVAGQWARAHSINGAVKYELSPDDQIHIRAEKKWGRRGDPEDISFALVRTATGLTVCVLRHQIDTCKEDGIDSRRQRNYDNDARADLTIQVPRGVHVSANTVNGGVQVGGVSGEIKASTVNGGVTVATSGGPVSATTVNGSVRAEIGTATREAMRFRTVNGSVEISLPGQTAADLDISTVNGSINTEFPITVTGRWGPKNARGTINGGGETISISTVNGSVRLRRS